A single Oryza brachyantha chromosome 8, ObraRS2, whole genome shotgun sequence DNA region contains:
- the LOC107304717 gene encoding uncharacterized protein LOC107304717, with amino-acid sequence MAIREFDELALDGSNYPIWASDMKINFASRGIIKAIEDPVNGDAPVEDKKIMSAFFFLRLYIHKDLKHEYMLEMNPFTLWKALKERYDQQKELIWPEANFEWSQLRLQDFKTMTEFNHVVHQMCSKLKFCEKEPTEVEKIEKALSTMLPEDRILNQQYRANNFQRYSQLIHTLTQAEKHHELSLKNAQQRPPGSAPLPEVHFNAKYNVDNTKGFMGNSSDNPKNSTGKRKHNNRRKFKGRKKGNGKGKAPHGRRNNNKHCDRCGSDYHVAKDCRIPKHLVLLYQKSLKEKKSSEEPRYEAHCNLTNEARLEIGSSQKALVEPENNLDLLPEDVGPLSSTDDMLIEFCSMDPLGDFQ; translated from the coding sequence ATGGCAATCAGAGAGTTCGATGAACTCGCCCTTGATGGGAGTAACTATCCAATTTGGGCTTCggatatgaaaataaactttgctTCTCGTGGGATTATTAAAGCAATTGAGGACCCCGTTAATGGGGACGCGCCAGTTGAGGACAAGAAGATAATGAGtgccttcttctttcttcgGCTCTATATCCATAAAGACCTCAAACATGAGTACATGTTAGAGATGAACCCCTTTACTTTATGGAAAGCTCTCAAAGAGCGCTATGATCAGCAAAAGGAACTCATTTGGCCTGAGGCTAATTTTGAGTGGTCTCAACTACGCCTGCAGGATTTTAAAACTATGACGGAGTTCAACCATGTTGTTCATCAGATGTGCTCCAAGTTGAAGTTTTGCGAAAAAGAGCCTACGGAGGTAGAAAAGATAGAAAAAGCTCTGTCTACTATGCTTCCGGAGGACAGGATACTGAATCAACAGTATCGAGCTAACAATTTCCAGAGGTATTCTCAGCTTATACATACATTGACTCAGGCAGAAAAACATCATGAGCTTTCTCTCAAGAATGCTCAACAGCGCCCTCCTGGTTCTGCACCTTTGCCTGAGGTTCACTTCAATGCTAAGTATAATGTTGATAATACAAAAGGATTCATGGGAAATTCTTCGGATAATCCCAAGAATTCAACTGGAAAACGCAAACACAACAATAGGCGCAAATTCAAGGGCCGAAAGAAGGGAAACGGCAAGGGAAAGGCACCACACGGCCGTCGCAATAACAACAAACATTGCGACAGGTGTGGATCTGACTATCATGTCGCTAAAGATTGCCGTATCCCAAAGCATCTTGTCCTCCTGTATCAGAAATCCCTCAAGGAGAAAAAATCATCTGAGGAACCAAGATATGAAGCTCACTGCAATCTTACAAATGAAGCTAGACTAGAGATTGGAAGTTCTCAAAAGGCTCTTGTTGAACCAGAGAACAATCTTGATCTTCTACCAGAAGACGTTGGTCCACTTTCTTCGACAGATGACATGCTCATTGAGTTTTGCTCAATGGATCCACTTGGAGATTTTCAGTAA